Proteins co-encoded in one Bacillus paramycoides genomic window:
- a CDS encoding helix-turn-helix domain-containing protein: protein MLFIIHNGRYIVYSVGVFLMEEIQLILAKNLKTIREKEKLSLEKVAQLTGVSKTMIRQIERGESSPTLTTIWKIANGLKVSFTSLINNPQPDTKVVLRSDVQVLLEDNGRYKVYPSFPFQDDRNFEIYTVEIETEGKLSSEGHKEGTEEFITVFEGELTIEINDCQYTLNSGDAIRFKADRPHFYHNSGSTLTRLSMTIYYPAHKLEMASRI from the coding sequence GTGCTTTTTATTATACATAACGGTCGTTATATTGTATATAGTGTAGGAGTGTTTCTTATGGAAGAAATTCAACTTATTCTGGCAAAAAATTTAAAAACAATACGAGAGAAAGAAAAATTAAGTTTAGAAAAAGTTGCCCAATTAACAGGTGTGAGTAAAACAATGATTAGACAAATTGAACGTGGAGAATCGAGCCCAACATTAACAACGATATGGAAAATAGCTAATGGGTTGAAAGTGTCTTTTACTTCTTTAATTAATAATCCCCAACCGGATACGAAAGTCGTTTTACGAAGTGATGTTCAAGTATTATTAGAAGACAATGGGAGATATAAAGTGTATCCATCTTTTCCTTTTCAAGATGATAGGAACTTTGAAATCTATACGGTTGAAATTGAAACAGAAGGAAAATTAAGTTCGGAAGGCCATAAAGAAGGGACCGAAGAATTTATAACGGTATTTGAAGGGGAATTGACAATTGAAATAAATGATTGTCAATATACATTAAATAGCGGAGATGCAATTCGCTTTAAGGCGGATAGACCACACTTCTATCATAATTCCGGAAGTACGCTAACTCGGTTAAGTATGACCATTTATTATCCAGCTCATAAACTCGAAATGGCATCAAGAATATAA
- a CDS encoding N-acetylmuramoyl-L-alanine amidase C-terminal domain-containing protein has protein sequence MSEPTSDAQLKGMTDYLDRKGWWYEVK, from the coding sequence ATCTCTGAACCAACTTCAGATGCGCAACTTAAAGGCATGACGGATTACCTTGATCGTAAAGGTTGGTGGTATGAAGTTAAGTAA
- a CDS encoding ABC transporter ATP-binding protein: MKSFRKLLQYLKPYMFFAIIGPLFMVLEVAMDLIQPTIMQHIIDVGIANRDLNYVIKMGLLMIGAAALGLVGGLGCMMYSTKAAVNFATDIRKDVFAKIETFSSENRDSFGTGKLLTIVTNDITSIQSAMTMTLRVLVRGPLLFIGSIIIVFVTARELFPILLVVVPILLLAIIFIASKASGTFKKVQEALDKVNTKLQENLSGVRVIKAYVRQKYEITQFGKVNTNLTKINIRAVQLISLMMPSIMLVVSGGIVATLWIGGEKVFNGTLQVGAILAFINYLNIILMSLMSISMVFMQIARAFPSADRVQQVLNTEVDIKSETNALVPKKIEGQIDFKNVSYSYTKNNEYVLKNISFRICKGEKVGIIGSTGSGKSTLAKLLPRLYDVDQGEICIDGINVKAYDLQKLRASIGFVPQKALLFSGSIEENLRYGKEDATKGELEVAASAACATEFINKLEDSYQYHLTQGATNLSGGQKQRVSIARALVRKPSILVLDDSTSAVDAKSESNIQSALRTEYKGTTTLLIASKISSIIDADKILVLDNGELVGDGTHEELLEQCEVYQEIYLSQGGNLYKEGGKEHA; the protein is encoded by the coding sequence ATGAAATCATTTCGCAAGTTATTACAGTATTTAAAACCATACATGTTCTTCGCTATTATTGGACCGCTATTTATGGTACTTGAGGTTGCGATGGACTTAATTCAACCGACTATTATGCAACATATTATTGATGTTGGGATAGCAAACCGTGATTTGAATTATGTAATAAAAATGGGGCTTCTTATGATAGGAGCTGCAGCGCTCGGTTTAGTTGGAGGACTTGGGTGCATGATGTATTCTACAAAAGCAGCAGTTAATTTCGCTACAGACATACGAAAAGATGTATTTGCGAAAATAGAAACATTTTCTAGTGAAAATCGTGATTCATTTGGAACTGGGAAATTATTAACGATTGTGACAAATGATATTACTTCAATTCAATCGGCGATGACGATGACATTACGTGTTCTTGTTCGTGGTCCTTTGTTATTTATCGGAAGTATAATAATTGTTTTTGTAACAGCACGTGAGTTATTTCCTATATTACTCGTAGTCGTTCCAATTTTATTGCTTGCGATTATATTTATTGCAAGTAAAGCGAGCGGAACGTTCAAAAAAGTGCAAGAAGCATTAGATAAAGTGAATACAAAGTTACAAGAAAATTTATCTGGTGTACGTGTTATTAAAGCGTATGTAAGACAAAAATATGAAATCACTCAGTTTGGAAAAGTGAATACAAATTTAACGAAGATAAATATTCGAGCAGTGCAGCTTATTTCTTTAATGATGCCAAGCATTATGTTAGTTGTAAGCGGCGGGATTGTCGCAACATTATGGATCGGTGGAGAAAAAGTATTTAATGGAACGCTTCAAGTAGGAGCTATATTAGCGTTTATTAACTATTTGAATATTATTTTAATGTCACTTATGTCTATCAGTATGGTATTTATGCAAATCGCGCGAGCATTTCCGTCCGCGGATCGTGTACAGCAAGTTTTAAATACTGAGGTTGATATTAAGAGTGAAACAAATGCGCTTGTACCTAAGAAAATTGAGGGACAAATTGACTTTAAAAATGTTAGTTATAGTTATACGAAAAATAATGAATATGTTTTAAAAAATATTTCATTTCGCATATGTAAAGGTGAAAAGGTAGGGATTATCGGTTCTACAGGGAGTGGTAAATCTACTTTAGCAAAACTGTTACCGCGTTTATATGATGTTGATCAAGGTGAAATATGCATTGATGGAATAAATGTTAAGGCGTATGATTTACAAAAACTTCGTGCTTCTATAGGCTTTGTACCTCAAAAGGCATTGTTGTTTTCAGGTAGTATAGAAGAGAACTTACGTTATGGTAAAGAAGATGCAACGAAGGGGGAACTTGAAGTAGCAGCTTCAGCAGCTTGTGCGACTGAGTTTATTAATAAGTTAGAAGATTCATATCAATATCATTTAACACAAGGCGCGACGAATTTATCAGGCGGACAAAAACAACGTGTATCAATCGCAAGGGCGCTTGTGAGAAAGCCATCTATTCTTGTATTAGATGATTCTACATCTGCAGTAGATGCTAAATCAGAATCTAACATTCAATCGGCATTAAGAACAGAATATAAAGGAACAACAACATTATTAATTGCCTCTAAAATTTCATCTATAATAGATGCTGATAAAATTCTCGTTTTAGATAACGGTGAATTAGTAGGTGATGGTACACATGAAGAGCTGTTAGAACAATGTGAGGTATATCAAGAAATCTATCTTTCCCAAGGTGGTAATTTATATAAAGAAGGTGGGAAAGAACATGCGTAA
- a CDS encoding DUF1349 domain-containing protein yields the protein MNISYIPKHVEQLTIMNFPEYYKINDNQAFIVRSKAETDFWLKTHYGFEVMNGHVFYNEMMTDFQAEVQLCMNPNSKYDQAGLFVMISEKCWLKTSLEYIPDGPSHLGAVVTNNGYSDWSTQDFPTELANEQLRFRIVRKRGDYIIYVKKSCQWEQIRIAHLMEDIGNAPVKIGFYTCSPSKNNGFETEFLDFTIEEI from the coding sequence ATGAATATATCATATATACCTAAACATGTTGAGCAGCTCACTATAATGAATTTCCCTGAATATTATAAAATTAATGACAATCAGGCGTTTATTGTCCGTTCGAAAGCAGAAACAGATTTTTGGCTTAAAACACATTATGGTTTTGAAGTAATGAATGGTCATGTATTTTATAATGAAATGATGACAGACTTTCAAGCTGAAGTACAATTGTGTATGAATCCAAATTCAAAATACGATCAAGCAGGTCTTTTTGTTATGATTTCGGAAAAGTGTTGGTTGAAAACTTCATTAGAGTATATTCCGGATGGCCCTTCTCATTTAGGAGCTGTCGTAACGAATAATGGATATTCTGATTGGTCAACACAAGACTTTCCAACAGAATTAGCTAACGAGCAACTTCGTTTTCGAATTGTTCGTAAACGTGGCGATTATATAATATATGTAAAAAAAAGCTGTCAATGGGAACAAATAAGAATCGCTCATTTGATGGAGGATATAGGGAATGCACCTGTTAAAATAGGTTTTTACACGTGTAGTCCTTCTAAAAACAATGGATTTGAGACTGAGTTTTTAGATTTTACAATTGAAGAGATATAG
- a CDS encoding MOSC domain-containing protein, with product MGNEYQLLSLNIGLPKEVTYGGKVIHTGINKKQVKEPVFLSFVKFNGDGQADLVHHGGVDKAVCVYSAEHYDYWEKELNKGLVYGAFGENITISDMREEDVCIGDTFQIGEAIVQVTQPRQPCFKLAKKYNIPKLPLYFQETGYTGFYFRVLEEGWVSPVDTLKLIKPDPKGITVAFANRIMHKEKQNMEGLKRILEVRALSTSWRNTFEKRMRGEEINTKERLEGKK from the coding sequence ATGGGTAATGAATATCAATTATTATCTTTAAATATAGGGTTGCCAAAAGAGGTTACATACGGCGGAAAGGTAATTCATACAGGTATAAATAAAAAACAAGTAAAGGAACCGGTGTTTTTATCCTTTGTGAAATTTAATGGGGATGGCCAGGCGGATTTGGTTCATCATGGCGGAGTAGATAAAGCAGTGTGCGTATATTCGGCGGAACATTATGATTACTGGGAAAAAGAGCTGAATAAAGGTCTTGTATATGGAGCATTCGGAGAAAATATAACAATTAGTGATATGCGTGAAGAGGATGTTTGCATTGGTGATACATTTCAAATTGGAGAAGCGATTGTACAAGTAACGCAGCCAAGACAACCTTGTTTTAAATTAGCAAAGAAATACAATATTCCAAAGTTACCATTATATTTTCAAGAAACAGGATATACGGGGTTTTATTTTCGTGTATTAGAAGAAGGTTGGGTATCACCTGTTGATACATTAAAGTTAATAAAGCCTGATCCGAAAGGTATTACAGTAGCATTTGCTAATCGTATTATGCATAAGGAAAAACAAAATATGGAAGGGCTAAAAAGGATCTTAGAAGTACGTGCGCTTTCTACAAGTTGGAGAAATACATTTGAAAAGCGAATGAGGGGAGAAGAAATTAATACGAAGGAGAGACTAGAAGGAAAAAAATAA
- a CDS encoding ABC transporter ATP-binding protein, whose product MRNFQGQFANKSGRNAPKMGKAKNTKGTVMRIWNYMGYQKAALTFVIFLVFVTTLLGLLGPYLMGVIIDQYIVPKDLSGTARMCLLLIAIYGVTVLLTWLQTFVMVNVALKTIQKIRQDIFEKIQTLSLRFFDVRSQGDLMSRVTNDIDNLNQALTQSVVQIISSALTFIGVTIAMFALDWILAIVTLITVPIMFFVTKKLVAYSGKNFAKRQKDLGELNGFIEEAITGADVTTLYGKEKETVQNFNKINEQLRMSATKADTFSAFIFPSMNFINNLGMGLVIGTGSVMVLNGMTTVGVIAAFINYSRQFSRPLSQFATLMNTIQAAVAGGERVFEIMDEVPEIQNKKDAFIVQNLQGHVALENVSFGYEENKTILKEVSLKAQPGETIALVGPTGSGKTTIINLLTRFYDIPQGQIHIDGKNIKDYDMNSLRSKIGVVLQDTYLFAGTIMDNIRYGRLDASDEEVIHAAKAASAHSFIKHLPNQYETKIASEGSNLSQGQKQLLAIARAILADADVLILDEATSNIDTRTELQIQQGLNNLMRGRTSFVIAHRLKTIEKADQILVIKDGSILEKGNHESLMEDRGFYFDLYTSQFKI is encoded by the coding sequence ATGCGTAATTTCCAAGGGCAATTTGCAAATAAAAGTGGGCGTAACGCGCCTAAGATGGGTAAAGCTAAAAATACGAAAGGAACTGTAATGAGAATATGGAACTATATGGGCTATCAAAAGGCTGCTCTTACGTTCGTTATATTTTTAGTATTTGTTACGACGTTACTTGGGTTATTAGGTCCGTATTTAATGGGAGTAATTATTGATCAATATATTGTACCGAAAGATTTAAGCGGTACGGCGAGAATGTGTTTGTTACTTATCGCGATTTATGGTGTAACAGTATTGTTAACATGGTTACAAACATTTGTTATGGTTAACGTTGCATTAAAAACGATACAAAAAATACGACAAGATATTTTCGAGAAAATCCAAACGCTTTCTTTACGGTTCTTTGATGTACGTTCTCAAGGGGATTTAATGAGTCGTGTGACAAATGATATAGATAATTTGAATCAAGCGTTAACACAAAGTGTTGTACAAATTATTTCATCAGCATTAACCTTTATAGGTGTAACAATTGCGATGTTCGCATTAGATTGGATTTTAGCAATTGTTACACTAATTACAGTACCTATTATGTTTTTCGTTACAAAAAAATTAGTTGCTTATAGTGGTAAAAACTTTGCAAAGCGTCAAAAAGATTTAGGAGAATTAAATGGTTTTATTGAAGAAGCTATAACTGGAGCGGATGTTACAACGTTATACGGGAAAGAAAAAGAAACCGTACAAAATTTCAATAAAATTAATGAACAACTTAGAATGTCTGCTACGAAGGCGGATACATTTTCAGCTTTTATTTTTCCAAGTATGAACTTTATAAATAACTTAGGTATGGGGCTTGTAATTGGGACTGGATCAGTAATGGTTTTAAATGGAATGACAACAGTAGGTGTCATTGCAGCTTTTATTAATTATTCTCGTCAATTCTCAAGACCGCTCAGTCAATTCGCAACTTTAATGAATACGATTCAAGCAGCAGTTGCTGGTGGAGAACGTGTCTTTGAAATTATGGATGAAGTACCAGAAATCCAAAATAAAAAAGATGCATTCATCGTACAAAATTTACAAGGACATGTTGCGCTTGAAAATGTTTCATTCGGTTATGAGGAGAATAAAACGATTTTAAAAGAAGTGAGTCTTAAGGCGCAACCAGGGGAGACAATTGCTTTAGTTGGCCCAACTGGGTCGGGTAAAACAACAATTATTAATTTGCTAACGCGCTTTTACGATATACCGCAAGGGCAAATTCATATTGATGGAAAAAATATAAAAGATTATGATATGAATTCGTTACGAAGTAAAATAGGAGTAGTTTTACAAGATACGTATTTATTTGCTGGGACGATTATGGATAATATCCGTTATGGTCGATTAGATGCTAGCGATGAAGAAGTAATTCATGCAGCTAAGGCAGCATCTGCGCATTCTTTTATAAAGCATTTACCGAATCAATATGAAACAAAAATAGCTTCAGAAGGATCGAATTTAAGTCAAGGACAAAAACAACTTCTTGCAATTGCACGGGCAATTTTAGCAGATGCAGATGTATTAATTCTCGACGAAGCAACATCTAATATTGATACAAGAACAGAATTACAAATACAACAAGGGCTAAACAATTTAATGAGAGGTCGAACAAGTTTCGTAATCGCTCATCGATTGAAAACGATTGAAAAAGCGGATCAAATCCTTGTTATAAAAGATGGAAGCATTTTAGAAAAAGGAAATCATGAATCTCTTATGGAAGATAGAGGATTTTACTTTGACCTGTATACGAGTCAGTTTAAAATTTAA
- a CDS encoding LysE family transporter — protein MPIFSFLLFVIISSFTPGPNNFLAMTYANQHGLKRSMQFCFGVAFGFFILTSLCSFFNIVLINILPIIEFPLKILGVAYMLYLAFKILTSKTSTDPDEKHNKNLFTVGIFLQFVNPKGILFGLTVVSTFILPYYNSYSSFLLFSLFLGVVGLMSTFSWSLFGSMFQKLLLKHTTSFNIIMAVLLVFSAISIVVN, from the coding sequence ATGCCTATATTTTCTTTTTTGTTATTTGTTATTATAAGTAGCTTCACACCCGGTCCTAACAATTTCTTAGCTATGACATACGCCAATCAACATGGTTTAAAAAGGAGTATGCAATTTTGCTTTGGAGTAGCTTTCGGTTTTTTCATCCTCACTTCATTATGTAGCTTCTTTAATATTGTACTAATTAATATCCTACCTATAATTGAATTCCCTTTAAAAATTTTAGGTGTAGCATACATGCTATATTTAGCCTTTAAAATACTCACTAGTAAAACTAGTACAGATCCAGATGAAAAACATAATAAAAACTTATTTACAGTCGGGATTTTTCTTCAATTTGTTAATCCTAAAGGGATACTATTCGGGCTGACTGTAGTGTCAACTTTTATTCTCCCTTACTATAATTCATATTCAAGTTTTCTACTTTTCTCATTATTTCTAGGTGTAGTCGGGTTAATGAGTACATTCAGTTGGAGCTTATTTGGTTCCATGTTCCAAAAACTTTTATTAAAGCATACTACATCATTTAATATCATTATGGCCGTATTATTAGTTTTTAGTGCCATTTCAATTGTAGTCAATTAA
- a CDS encoding GNAT family N-acetyltransferase, with amino-acid sequence MGNVEIFEKLLLAEPKREQLFPLFEEVFGITIQTLNDFSERGYWDDTYKALSFLHNDKAIANVAVFSLPLLVNGERINAAGIQSVMTHPNFRRQGLMTQLISKMIEEIDKKCECTLLFTEKPELYASFGFKVVQEYLMTILYDKKNNNDSLLRKLDYYMEEDRKLIHETIESSQRLSNNFSTLNFRPSFYLNIYDSEWNEKLYYSEKLDALIVYEVDNEKLKLYGVFAPVIPVLDEICGEIAERFTEIEFYFSPDQLGIEDVQLTELQSSKYLMVRSNKELDFKGYKFPVLAEF; translated from the coding sequence ATGGGGAATGTTGAAATTTTTGAAAAACTTCTTTTAGCAGAACCGAAAAGAGAGCAGTTATTTCCTTTATTTGAAGAAGTGTTTGGAATTACAATTCAAACATTGAATGATTTTTCAGAGAGAGGTTATTGGGATGATACATACAAAGCCTTATCATTTTTACATAACGATAAAGCGATTGCGAATGTTGCGGTATTTTCGCTACCATTGCTAGTAAATGGTGAAAGAATAAATGCAGCGGGCATTCAATCGGTAATGACTCACCCTAATTTTCGTAGACAAGGACTCATGACGCAATTAATAAGTAAAATGATAGAAGAAATCGATAAGAAATGTGAATGTACATTATTGTTTACGGAAAAACCTGAACTATATGCATCATTTGGGTTTAAAGTTGTGCAGGAGTATTTAATGACTATTCTATATGATAAAAAGAATAATAATGATTCCTTACTTAGAAAGTTAGATTATTATATGGAAGAGGATAGAAAGTTAATACATGAAACTATTGAGAGTAGCCAAAGACTTTCAAATAATTTTTCAACATTAAACTTCCGTCCTTCGTTTTATTTGAATATATATGATTCGGAATGGAATGAGAAATTGTATTATTCAGAGAAACTAGATGCTCTAATTGTGTATGAAGTAGATAATGAAAAGTTGAAATTATATGGAGTATTTGCACCAGTAATTCCAGTTTTAGATGAAATATGCGGGGAAATCGCCGAAAGGTTTACAGAAATCGAATTTTACTTCTCTCCAGATCAATTAGGGATTGAGGATGTACAGCTTACAGAATTACAGTCTAGTAAGTATTTAATGGTTCGAAGTAATAAAGAGTTAGATTTTAAAGGTTATAAATTCCCAGTATTAGCGGAGTTTTAA
- a CDS encoding exosporium glycoprotein BclB-related protein, which translates to MNRNDKLSLNKGMIRPENIGPTFPVIPPIYIPMGTTGPMGVTGPTGDTGPTGATGATGATGGGAIIPFASGTTPALLANTGTLLGFGFSQPGIAPGVGGTLTLLPGVVGDYAFVAPRDGVITSLAGFFSATAALAPLSPVQIQMQVFIAPAASNTFTPVAPPLLLTPAFALIAIGATATGIQAYNVPVVAGDKILVYVSLTGASPIAAVAGFVSAGLNIV; encoded by the coding sequence TTGAACCGCAATGACAAATTATCGTTGAATAAAGGTATGATAAGACCAGAAAATATTGGACCTACCTTTCCGGTTATTCCGCCAATTTATATTCCAATGGGAACAACAGGTCCAATGGGAGTAACAGGTCCAACGGGAGATACTGGCCCGACAGGAGCAACAGGAGCGACTGGTGCAACTGGTGGTGGAGCTATTATTCCGTTTGCTTCCGGTACAACACCAGCTCTGTTAGCTAATACAGGAACTCTCCTTGGATTTGGATTTAGTCAGCCAGGTATAGCTCCAGGGGTTGGAGGAACTCTCACATTACTGCCAGGTGTTGTAGGTGATTATGCATTTGTAGCACCGCGCGATGGTGTTATTACGTCATTAGCAGGTTTCTTTAGTGCAACAGCTGCATTAGCTCCATTATCACCTGTTCAAATTCAGATGCAAGTATTTATTGCACCTGCAGCAAGTAATACGTTTACACCAGTAGCGCCACCTCTATTATTAACACCAGCATTTGCCTTAATAGCGATTGGTGCTACAGCAACAGGAATCCAAGCTTATAATGTTCCAGTAGTTGCTGGGGATAAAATATTAGTATATGTTTCATTAACAGGAGCTAGTCCAATAGCTGCAGTTGCTGGATTTGTAAGTGCAGGTCTTAATATCGTCTAA
- a CDS encoding BclA C-terminal domain-containing protein, with amino-acid sequence MKKELLSLALVIILPYRLTGPTGPTGITGSTGVTGPTGITGPIITTNSMFANNTLGGPISVILGGTNITLSNNQSLGNFTVNASNDIFTIPVTGRYYLTYQVNTTTALLAGTRLLLNSSTPIPGSIFSPAISTSNYNNNLITNFIAGNTISLQLFGVLSVVNLVGGGSTGASLTIIRID; translated from the coding sequence ATAAAAAAAGAACTATTATCACTGGCTCTTGTAATTATTCTTCCATACAGACTTACAGGTCCTACTGGGCCCACGGGCATTACTGGGTCTACGGGCGTTACTGGACCTACAGGCATTACTGGGCCTATTATCACAACAAACTCTATGTTCGCTAATAATACGTTAGGTGGTCCGATTTCAGTCATATTAGGTGGAACTAATATTACACTTTCTAATAACCAAAGTCTCGGTAATTTTACAGTGAATGCTTCAAATGATATATTTACAATTCCTGTTACTGGGAGATATTATTTAACCTATCAAGTAAATACGACAACCGCACTACTTGCTGGTACAAGGCTACTATTAAACTCTTCAACTCCAATTCCTGGATCTATTTTTTCACCCGCAATATCAACTTCAAATTATAATAATAATTTAATAACCAATTTTATTGCCGGTAATACAATTTCACTTCAACTATTCGGCGTATTATCCGTAGTTAATTTAGTTGGAGGTGGTTCAACTGGTGCCTCTTTAACAATTATACGAATTGATTAA
- a CDS encoding SMI1/KNR4 family protein gives MNHTILKELEVELKNYFQPFLNAPATIEEIQDAENEMGIAFPDELRNLYLAHNGEDKSGPGLFFGLPFLSLDQVLDEWRIWKRIEKDDFFNFDAFSIPAECIKERYVNHNWIPISKDYGGNNIGIDVDPDEKGKVGQVINFGRDEEVKYVIANRISDLLLFIVQTLKNKNFTIHQEEDYLYWSYGANDNIHFLDALFNIELPVLHPQLIFQSEKNINDWYDSLDENWRNIVGPPECAGKFMREKRLYLGGNGLVDISPLLMCTEVRELILSGNEIQDLAGLEQMNALKKLYLVNNPVQDLTPVLHLQHLQEMSIKNTKINTLSALVEISSLKKLDISHTSIQDFSLLPKFQNLESLTVHISNCEQLYAISKVDSLKYLYILGLENVSELDLLVLQNLKKLISIEFENSTIFNLNCLQHNSSIRNIKLTDTKVKDASALGKMKGLKELELDGATIDNLETICCSHSLKIFTGSFEQFYMLKDSFDRKIDFSKIIGEMNEEEREIWHQHVMD, from the coding sequence ATGAATCATACTATTTTAAAAGAATTGGAAGTTGAATTAAAAAATTACTTTCAACCGTTTTTGAATGCACCTGCAACAATAGAAGAAATTCAAGATGCTGAAAATGAAATGGGAATTGCGTTTCCAGATGAATTACGTAATCTTTATCTTGCACATAACGGTGAGGATAAATCAGGACCAGGGTTATTTTTTGGTTTACCATTTCTTTCATTAGATCAAGTTTTGGATGAGTGGAGAATATGGAAAAGAATTGAAAAGGATGATTTTTTTAATTTTGATGCATTTTCAATACCAGCAGAATGTATTAAGGAAAGATATGTGAATCACAATTGGATACCTATTAGTAAAGATTATGGCGGTAACAATATAGGAATAGATGTTGACCCAGATGAAAAGGGGAAAGTGGGACAAGTTATTAATTTTGGACGAGATGAAGAAGTAAAATATGTAATTGCGAATAGAATTTCAGACTTGTTACTATTTATTGTACAAACGCTAAAAAATAAAAATTTCACCATTCACCAAGAAGAAGACTATTTATATTGGAGTTATGGTGCTAACGATAATATACATTTTTTAGACGCTTTATTTAATATTGAATTACCTGTTTTACATCCTCAATTAATATTTCAATCTGAAAAAAACATTAATGATTGGTACGATAGTTTAGATGAGAATTGGAGAAATATAGTGGGTCCACCTGAATGTGCAGGCAAGTTTATGAGGGAGAAGAGATTATATTTAGGTGGAAATGGATTAGTAGATATAAGTCCATTACTGATGTGTACAGAAGTGAGAGAACTAATTTTATCTGGAAATGAAATTCAAGATTTAGCAGGATTAGAACAAATGAATGCTTTAAAGAAGTTATATTTAGTTAATAACCCAGTTCAAGATTTAACTCCAGTATTACACTTGCAACACTTACAAGAAATGAGTATAAAGAATACGAAGATAAATACTCTATCGGCACTTGTAGAAATATCATCATTAAAGAAATTAGACATTTCACATACTAGTATTCAAGATTTTTCATTATTACCGAAGTTTCAAAATTTAGAATCTCTTACAGTACATATTTCAAATTGTGAGCAGCTCTATGCAATTTCAAAAGTAGATTCTTTAAAGTATTTATATATTTTAGGTTTAGAAAATGTTAGTGAACTGGATTTACTTGTTTTGCAAAATTTGAAAAAATTAATATCAATTGAATTTGAAAATAGCACCATTTTTAATTTAAATTGTTTACAACACAATTCATCAATTCGAAATATAAAGTTGACAGATACAAAGGTAAAGGATGCATCGGCATTAGGTAAAATGAAAGGACTAAAGGAATTAGAGTTAGATGGCGCAACAATTGATAACCTTGAAACGATTTGTTGTTCTCATTCATTAAAAATATTTACAGGATCGTTTGAACAATTTTATATGTTAAAAGACTCATTTGATAGAAAAATAGATTTTTCAAAAATAATAGGAGAAATGAATGAAGAAGAAAGAGAAATTTGGCATCAGCATGTAATGGATTAG
- a CDS encoding cupin domain-containing protein gives MTSNIDYTSPSTNFTHDLSKSNFFQKDAQNYINVLGVKQLNTLENTSLLDIYLSTGNVVEPHIHQNAAELVYCISGSAVVSLLNPFTNQILNLPIKPGQVANIPKAWWHYEIATADNTHLLAIFDAPTPEVIFGSDILRLTPANIMAHTYCLDEQQWKQAVSPIQSTTVIGPPANCNKNRGMINPPTQPPSPQQDLYYQDSYYFPLYWGY, from the coding sequence ATGACTTCTAATATCGACTACACTTCGCCCTCAACTAATTTCACCCATGATTTGAGTAAAAGTAATTTTTTTCAGAAAGATGCTCAAAATTATATAAACGTACTTGGCGTGAAACAATTAAATACGTTAGAAAATACTTCTTTATTAGATATTTATTTAAGTACAGGAAATGTTGTAGAGCCGCATATTCATCAAAATGCAGCTGAACTTGTTTACTGTATTTCAGGATCTGCTGTCGTTTCTTTACTTAATCCTTTTACAAACCAAATATTAAACTTACCGATAAAACCAGGGCAAGTTGCCAACATTCCAAAAGCGTGGTGGCATTATGAAATTGCTACAGCAGATAACACTCATTTATTAGCAATTTTCGATGCCCCAACGCCAGAAGTTATTTTTGGTTCTGATATTTTACGATTAACTCCCGCTAATATAATGGCTCATACTTACTGTCTCGATGAACAACAATGGAAACAAGCGGTATCCCCTATTCAATCCACTACAGTAATTGGTCCTCCAGCAAACTGTAATAAAAATCGTGGAATGATAAACCCACCAACTCAGCCTCCTAGTCCACAACAAGATTTATATTACCAAGATTCATACTATTTTCCTCTTTACTGGGGATATTGA